The following are from one region of the Gemmatimonadota bacterium genome:
- a CDS encoding DUF445 family protein, with protein MTPLLAVLLKVGFGALAGGITNTLAVWMLFHPYRPPKLFGRWTVRHLQGAIPKSQPRLAKAVGGMVGNRLLTPADLADTFGEPEFRRAFDTGLAQVIDDALNTRHGSLRELVPESVSEDLARLLEQVAANVVSGLEEYIGSESFTRDTLERTRAASAEISSVRVGRFLTPGRTQSLQETAGTIFKDVVAGKGIESAVGHCLESASQGLVAKGTSFEEALPADLIHPVEEVISAYLPLAAGRLGELLDDRAVRKRVESAISEVIQRFVGEQAFPKRVMAKIFVNDTAVHQVVRAIRIEGADRLTELLRDSAVQQVISRRIRDGIADLARRPIAEVVGPEAVAKTRDSLGVWLVDLIRNPATREFLDDSLLAGVDNLRGKTWGEVMEYVPPEKIAGFIVDTARSDGVRTQLERAVHQIAGGLVDRPVGLPAEWLPADSAERIEKALGDPLWDWLQTQIPSAVRQIDISRRVEAKVLNFPMSRVEQLIRQVSRREISLIIRLGFLLGGAIGGGLALVEMVLG; from the coding sequence GTGACGCCTCTGCTGGCGGTCCTGTTGAAGGTTGGTTTCGGGGCGCTGGCCGGCGGCATCACCAACACGCTGGCCGTCTGGATGCTCTTCCACCCCTACCGACCGCCCAAACTCTTCGGGCGCTGGACCGTGCGCCACCTCCAGGGCGCGATCCCCAAGTCGCAGCCTCGTCTGGCAAAGGCCGTGGGCGGGATGGTCGGCAACAGACTGCTCACGCCCGCCGACCTCGCGGACACCTTCGGCGAGCCGGAATTCAGACGAGCGTTCGACACCGGACTGGCCCAGGTGATCGACGACGCCCTCAACACCCGACACGGCTCCCTCCGCGAACTGGTGCCGGAGTCGGTGTCCGAAGATCTGGCGCGGCTGCTGGAACAGGTGGCGGCGAACGTGGTCTCCGGGCTCGAGGAATACATCGGCTCCGAGAGCTTCACCCGGGATACCCTGGAGCGCACGCGGGCCGCATCGGCCGAGATCAGTTCGGTGCGGGTGGGGCGATTTCTGACCCCCGGCAGGACCCAGTCGTTGCAGGAAACCGCAGGAACCATTTTCAAGGACGTGGTGGCCGGCAAGGGGATCGAGTCCGCCGTGGGCCACTGCCTGGAGTCTGCGAGCCAAGGTCTGGTGGCGAAGGGGACGAGCTTCGAGGAGGCCCTGCCCGCCGACCTCATTCATCCCGTCGAAGAGGTCATTTCGGCCTACCTGCCGCTAGCGGCGGGCCGTCTGGGAGAGCTCCTCGACGACCGTGCGGTGCGCAAGCGCGTCGAATCCGCGATCAGCGAGGTCATCCAGCGCTTCGTGGGCGAGCAGGCCTTCCCCAAGCGGGTCATGGCCAAGATTTTCGTGAACGACACCGCGGTTCACCAGGTCGTGCGCGCCATCCGGATCGAAGGGGCCGACCGACTTACCGAGCTCCTACGCGACTCGGCGGTTCAGCAGGTGATCTCGCGGCGGATCAGAGACGGGATCGCCGACCTGGCTCGCAGACCCATCGCCGAGGTCGTCGGTCCCGAAGCCGTCGCCAAGACCCGGGATTCGCTCGGCGTCTGGCTCGTCGATCTGATTCGCAACCCGGCGACCCGGGAGTTTCTCGACGACAGCCTGCTCGCGGGCGTCGACAACCTGCGTGGGAAGACCTGGGGCGAGGTGATGGAGTACGTGCCCCCCGAGAAGATCGCCGGTTTCATCGTCGATACCGCCCGGTCGGACGGAGTCCGCACGCAACTCGAACGGGCCGTGCACCAGATCGCGGGCGGCCTCGTCGATCGACCCGTCGGCCTGCCGGCCGAGTGGCTTCCGGCCGACAGTGCGGAACGGATCGAGAAAGCCCTGGGCGACCCGTTGTGGGATTGGCTGCAAACGCAGATTCCGAGCGCGGTGCGGCAGATCGACATCTCCAGACGCGTCGAAGCCAAGGTGCTGAACTTCCCCATGTCCCGGGTGGAACAGCTTATCCGTCAGGTGAGCCGACGGGAGATCAGCCTCATCATCCGGCTCGGATTCCTTCTTGGAGGCGCGATCGGTGGCGGGCTGGCCCTGGTGGAGATGGTGCTCGGCTGA
- a CDS encoding divalent-cation tolerance protein CutA, with translation MIALVLVTAPAAEAAGLASVLVEEGLIACANLSPVRSIYRWKGELCDDAETLLVMKTTAERLDDLESRVGELHSYDVPEFVVVPTSGGNEDYLQWVRGETASPD, from the coding sequence ATGATCGCCCTGGTGCTGGTGACGGCGCCGGCGGCCGAAGCGGCCGGCCTGGCGAGCGTACTGGTGGAGGAAGGACTGATCGCCTGCGCCAACCTGAGTCCCGTTCGTTCGATCTACCGGTGGAAGGGTGAACTGTGCGACGACGCCGAGACGTTGCTGGTGATGAAGACGACCGCCGAGCGACTCGATGACCTGGAATCCCGGGTCGGTGAGCTCCACTCCTACGATGTGCCGGAGTTCGTCGTCGTCCCTACGAGCGGCGGCAACGAAGACTACCTGCAATGGGTGCGGGGGGAGACGGCAAGTCCGGACTGA